CGGTAGGGGTCGACGGTGCGCTCGTCGCCCCGGTAGCCGAAGCGCACGACCCGGCGCTCGGCGACGGCCTGGAAGACCGTGGCGAGGTTGGCGTCGATGGGGAGCTGGGCGAGCGGGGTGACGTCCCCCTCCCCCTCCCCCGCCATCGCCTCGGCCTCCACCCCGCCCAGCTTCCAGAGACCGCCGAGGCCGTGGGCGCCGTCGAGGTGCACGGCGGTGGCGGCCAGGTTCAACGCCGCCAGCTCGTCGGGCTCGAGGCCCGGGTCCCGCAGGTAGTACTCGTCCCGTGGGATGCGGTAGCCCGTGAGGGGCGGATCGCTGCCGGGCACGGTCTCGACCCGCAGCGGAACGCCCATCTCGCGCAGGTCGTCCTTGTCGCGCTCGAAGGCCCGCCGGAAGGTGGCCCCTTTGTCCTCGGGGTAGCCGGGCACCTTCTCGTGGATCTCCTCGGCGCTCATCGCCCGCGGGGTCTCCAGGAGGGCGGCGATGAGGTTCAACAACCGCTCGAGCTTGTCCATCTACCTTGCGCCTCCTTCGTCGGCGCCCCTTCGGGATCCGGTTCGTCCGTTGTGCTGCTCCGCTCCGCTCCGCAACGTCACCGCCCCGTCGGCGCCCCTTCGGGATCCGGTTCGTCCGTTGCGCTGCTCCGCTCCGCTCCGCAACGTCACCGCCCCGTCAGCGCCCCTTCGGGATCCGCCTCGCCCGCGGGTCACTTCAGCAACTGGGCAGCGAGGGCGCCGGCGGCGCCGGCGGCCTGGAAGAAGGCCCGGTCCTCGTCGGGGCCCCGGCCCATCGTGGTGACCCGCAGGCCGCGGGCCTCGAGCAGGGCGGGGGTGTCCGGCTCGTCCACCTCGATGGCGTCCACCCGTCCCCGGGCGCCGAGGAGGGCGTGGGCCGCGACGGTGACCGGGGCGTGCACGAGGTCGAGCACCGTGCGGGAGTGGTGGCTGACCCCCCGGTGGCGCTCGCGATGGTCGCCCTCGGACACGCGCAGGCACATCACCGGACGGCCCCCGAGGGCGGCGGTGGTGTCGAGGATCGTGGCGACCTCGATGGCCGTCGTGCCGAGCGTCGTGTCGGTGCCGACCACGCCAGGCCCCATGGCCACCACGACGACATCGGCGTGGAGCTGGTGGCGGGCCAGGGCGAGCGCGGAGGGCACCGTGACGGCCT
This region of Acidimicrobiales bacterium genomic DNA includes:
- a CDS encoding WYL domain-containing protein, whose amino-acid sequence is MDKLERLLNLIAALLETPRAMSAEEIHEKVPGYPEDKGATFRRAFERDKDDLREMGVPLRVETVPGSDPPLTGYRIPRDEYYLRDPGLEPDELAALNLAATAVHLDGAHGLGGLWKLGGVEAEAMAGEGEGDVTPLAQLPIDANLATVFQAVAERRVVRFGYRGDERTVDPYRLDFQLGRWYLTGFDHLRGDERNFRFDRIDGTVAAGAPRSFERPVGAVPGVERAAWQLGEGEPVVAELLVDADHVALARHELGSSTVAEERPDGSVVFSVPVTNRAGFRSLVLGYLDHAEVLGPADLRAELVAWLDAQANPR